Below is a window of Yersinia kristensenii DNA.
AAGTTGTAAGGCAGATCAGGATTATCCTCAGCGATACGACCAATTTTTGCCCAGTGTTCGATCTGCTTCGGTACGCTACGGCTCGATGCTTCAGCGTGAATTTTAACGTCAGTGACAAAATCCTCATCCAGACGAATACTGATTGCCATAGTTTTACTCCTCTTTGCGCAATTTTTAACGTGCGTAGCTGC
It encodes the following:
- a CDS encoding TA system antitoxin ParD family protein yields the protein MAISIRLDEDFVTDVKIHAEASSRSVPKQIEHWAKIGRIAEDNPDLPYNFILETLLAKSEIENKKVSRYVRRTKRDEN